CTTGTGATGAattaatacccaatttttttgttttgaaaagtACTCAATGTCTACCTAGAAACACGTGTTAGCTTCTTATTGgctcatttaatttttttaaattaaatttaaaatagaaaaaataatttaatcagtaaaaaaactaaaattagtaaaaaaaattaaaatttatttttataaaaatattattaaaaacgtAAAATTAAAACTGAAACAagatgttaaaaaaaattatgtaatcaataaaaaaatgaaatttatttttataatcattttttagaaaaaaaattatgaaaaaattaatttaaaatagaaaaaaattattacaaaattatttaatcaataaaaaaattaaaatttaattttttataatcagttttttttaaatattataaaaaaattaaattataaattttaatttttttattgtttaaataattttttttctattttaaattcattttttaataatatttttctaaaaacttattataaaaataaattttaattttttttactgattaagttattttttaataatttttttctattttaaaaaatatttttaaatgggcCAATATAGAGTTGACACGTGGGTCCAATGTCAACTTTTAACGGACTTAATGAGCTGGGTACCGACGGATACCAACGGAAGTGGACATTGGgtacttttcacaaaaaaaaaaaagattgagtaTTAATTCACAAGTTTTTCAAAACATTAGGTACTTTTACTGCTAATTCCCCTTATAATAATATACAATacatctttttaatttttattaaaataatttttatttatatttataaagaaaacatgtaactatataagaaattagaataacatttattttctattaaaaATAATCAAGTTTCTTCTCCAATTATACAtgtatgtgatttgaatgatatcatgaatgttttatacaataaataatgtagtttatgatctaaaatgttatcatacatataatttaaaaaaaaaaaatcataaacaatgttcaagtttaatttttcttttaatgtgtttatgtcattcttatataataatgtttatttatttaagggTTATTTGTGGCATAAATACCACATATTTTCAGTTTTATACACTTTATATacaacatcttttttttttcgacGGATTAAATATCAAACGTTATGATTTGGACAATTCCGTCACTACCACTCCGTTACCTGGAAAATAAAAAGGCACGTGTAGGGCTCTAAATAAAGAGCACAATAATTTTTGTCAAACActtataaaacaaaattaaaacataaaactaaaaCATTTCCTAATAAAAACTTAAATCAAAACCCAAAAAACTAAAACATAATTGTAAACTAAAACTTATTACTTCAAAAACAAAAACCCCAAAAATCAAACACTCaaattcttcttctctctctctctctttgggtCAACAACAGGGGACAACTTCTCTCTTCGACAGCTTACCAGAGGAAGACGAACCAGGCGAAGATGAAGCAGACGAACCTTGAGGAAGACGAACTAGACCACATGAAGGGGAAGAGGTTTTTTGTCACCAATGCATATTCGACGCCTTCCTGGGGAGGAACCCCCTGAGTATGGTAAGTTAGTTTTTGTCATCCCTAATTTCAAATTCTCTTTGTTATATAAGAGATGAAATGGTTTTTGTTGCTTTTTATGGGGTTTAGTTTGTAAAGTGTTTGGTGTGGGTGAGTTTTGTTTTTAGTTAGGTGTATCATTAAATTGGTGTGGGGTATTAGTTTTTGGAAGTATGTGTAGGTTGACATGTGCATTGACTATGATTGTatctatttgtaatattttttactgagtaaaagggaaaagaaagggtTATTGTAATGTTTTGGGACGTGGGATTTTGTCACTATTAGgctaaaataatggatttttgaCTTAGGCTAAAACAGAGATATTAGTAGGGTTTTTTCATTTCTCTGATCATTGTCATACTTTTTAGAGGCTCTTTGGCTTTGTCTATATGAGGAATAGGAATGGGACCCTTTTATAGAAACAAAATATTCACTTAACTTGAAATAATCAatgcattttttttctttattggcAGATTTGAAGTTTGAGTTATTCACAATTAGTGTGCATCATGGTGGGAGGTGGTTCATTCATTTTGATGAGAAAAAACATGAAGGGGGTTGATTATTTTGATTACTGTGATTGAGAATGTTTAAGCAAGTATGATTTAGAGAAAATTGCAATGGATACTGGGTATGAGTTGCCTGTTGGTTTTTGGTGGAGGTCATATGGGAACTTTGTATACAAAGGTTCCATGTTAGTTTCAGATGAAGATATTAGGGTAATGATCCGTGATATGAAAATAAGGAAGTATAGGATGGTTGATATCTTCTTACTCTTAGTTGAGAAGGATTATGTGGCTCCTGCTGTCAGTTACGATGAAACTGTCACTCTACCAAAATGTAGAATTGAAGAGTTACCAGATGATGTTGAAGTGGATGTGGATGTTGTAGTAATTGCAGAGGGTTTTCCTGAGGGATTTGTAACTGATAATGAGATTAGTGATGAAGAGAATGTTGGTGAGGAATGGTATGGTAGTGAAGAGGTAGATGATGCTCCAAAATTGGTTTTTTTGacaatgatgaagaagaagaagtcttAGCCCAAGATGATTATTTTGAACCCCAGGAACCAGCTGAAACCGATGCCTATGAACCCAACTTCAAAGTACCTGAAGCCCAAATACCACCTCGAGATCATGAAACAGAGTTACCCTTCCCACCCCAAGCCCAAGTACCACCTCAAACTCATGAAACACAAGAACCCAACTTCAAAGTACTTGAAGCCCAAAGACCACCTCAAACTCATGAAACAGAAGAACCCTTCCCACCTCAATCCCAAGTACCATCTTAAGAAGACCAAGTAGCACCTAAATTAGAAGATAACACTAAGGCTTATGCAAGAAATCTTTTGGAGGGTTCGGTGAATGATCAACATTTAATCCTTGATGACTACTGCAGGTAGCTAATGGAGACAAACCCAAGTAGCACAACTTTACTTAAAACTAACCTTGTTGATGGCCAAAGAGTATTTGAGATAGTTTATACTTGCTTGAAGGCTTGTAAGGATGGGTTTAATAAGGTTTGTAGGCCTTTGCTAGGACTGGATGGATGTTTCTTGAAAGGCTATTGCAGGGGTATGTTATTGGCTGTTGTAGGTATAGACCCAAACAACTCACAATCTCTAGTGGAATATGCAATTGCTGAGAAGGAAAACATTGAAACTTGGACTTGGTTTCTGAATTTAATAGTTGAGGATCTTGGCATTGAAAACCCAATTATTTTCACAATGATGAGTGACCGACAGAAGGGTTTGGAAAAAGCTTTGGCCGACATTATGATTGGAAGTGAAATTTGGTTTTGTGTGAGGCATTTGCACTCCAACTTCAAAAAAGAACATCCTAGTTtaatattaaaacaaatgttATGGGGTTGTGCACGGGCAACTACACATGTGGAGTTTACTCGAAGAATGAATACTCTGAAAGAAATAGATGAGAATGATTACAAATGGTTGCTAAAAAAAGACCCTAAAGAATAGAGCAATTCACATTTTAGAGAAGTTttgaagtgtgataagtgtcttAACAATCTCTGTGAAAGCTTTAACTCAGCTATCATGCCTGCAAAAGACAAGGTAATCGTAACATTGTTAGAGAATGTTCGATTCTGGCTTATGTGTAGATTCAACACCAAAAGGGAAGAAGTTAAGAAATGAGCAAATCTAGTTGGTAAAAGGATCTTTGCGATTATTGAGAAACACAAGAAAGTGGCCATGGAGTGTTACTCAACAATGGCTGGAAATGCTCGGTTTTCAGTAACATATAAAGGAACCGAAACCTTTGTGGTTGATTTGGTGAAGAAAGTGTGCACTTGTAGTGCTTTCCAATTATTTGGCATACCATATCCCCATGCTTTAGCTTCTACATGGGCATCAGGATTGAACCATTATGATTTTGTTGAAGACTGGTATAAAAAAGATGCATACATGGCTACATATGCTGGGATAATTGAGCACATGCCTAGTCCAAATAAGTGGCCTCAAACTGGCCTAAACCCCATACTCCCACCTCCAAATCAAGTCCTACCTGGAAGACCAAAGAAAAAGATAAACAGAAGTAATGATTAACCTCCACCAGGTGCTACAACACTTTCAAGGAAGGGTCAAGCTAATCGCTGCAGCAGATGTAAGCAAACTGGGCATTCTAAGAAGACTTGCCAAAATGAATTTGTTAAGGAGGTACACTCTTATCTACTGTCATCAAttttttatatgatatgttattgGTTGTGATATTACTGAAAACTAATTGATATGTTAATGATTGTGATATGTTGCAGCCCAAAGTTACAAAGAAGAGAGGTAGACCATATAAGGCTAACCCACTTCGTAAGACAGTGAAGAGGAATGAGAGGGGAAAGAGACAAAAAGCAAAGGAACGGGCCTCTGGATCTCAACAACAACAAGGATGAATTTTAGACCCGCTCTACAACAACTCATTTTGTAATGTTGGTTTCTGCGTAGAAGAGGGGATGGAACATATCATTTTGTACATGTGTAGAGCAGCTTCTTTTGTTTAAATATTTGGGGTGGATGGATAAATGAGAAACTCCCTAAACTTTACTGTTTTATGGCTAACTGTATTGGACATCTTATATTGAATGTATTGCAGGCCAAAATTAATGCTATATTGTTGGTCTATTTCAACATTTTACTGGTTTAAAACTATAAGAATTTTGTACTAGTGCGGGATCTTTTTGCTAGTTTATGTCTGGTTTATGGCTTTTGAATTACTAAACAGGGACATGATAATGGCAATGACTATTCATTGTTGATAATGGCAATGAATATAGGTAgaaactttgatttctcctcaGATAGGATATTTACTGGTTTTTACTGGTTTATGGCAGCAACTTTTTAGTGTTTGCATGCCAATTTTTGTTTTGTAGAGAAATGGTATACAATCTGTCAAAGCCATCTTGCActcaaattaatttaattaatgatgcAGCTGTTATTTACTGGTTTATGGCTTATTTACTGGTGCAAAATCATGCAAAATACCAGTTGCAACATTTAAAAAGACAATTTGCAAGAACATTTTggattcaaaataaataaaatttcattGATGCAAAGTACTACGTACAAATTCCATTTTCATTGTCAATATACAAACAGTCATTGATTCAAATTACAAGTTCAATTCTTTAACCAAACAGACACAAGAAGAACAAATATAGACATCAGcaatattaatttgaaatttttacAAATCCAAACAAGGCTAGCCCCATTTTCATTAGCTTGGTCTCTCAAATAGCAAGTTCCACATGCCATTGGTccctgttgaccgcgtttttggccaacgacgtgagaacgttaaaaacgataaaaccttcaagagaaaataaacgacacagacaattttatagtggttcaaccccaatatgttggtaatagcctgatccacttagagttgtgattatagatctgcactcaagatcagatgaacctaagtcaactgagtttcttcagtgcagattacaagaatacaagaattctctcaaatacaagtactctctctctagaaaattagaattcgaatcaaaagttcccaaaaaagtcccttttatgatgccataagccttgtacttataggctcaggatcgtacaaatgatatccccataatcgggatattttattattctcattatatttaaattacaacaatattcaaaatgtaacagtacactaaatttgtgggataaaagattcccgcgtatgccaagaccgattcttgttgaagc
The Humulus lupulus chromosome 6, drHumLupu1.1, whole genome shotgun sequence DNA segment above includes these coding regions:
- the LOC133785850 gene encoding uncharacterized protein LOC133785850, with translation MAGNARFSVTYKGTETFVVDLVKKVCTCSAFQLFGIPYPHALASTWASGLNHYDFVEDWYKKDAYMATYAGIIEHMPSPNKWPQTGLNPILPPPNQPKVTKKRGRPYKANPLRKTVKRNERGKRQKAKERASGSQQQQG